The Mytilus galloprovincialis chromosome 4, xbMytGall1.hap1.1, whole genome shotgun sequence genome contains a region encoding:
- the LOC143072750 gene encoding protein Wnt-4-like has product MRPKLQDFQRILFFFILLIKTVQPSWWYLGLISSSQTDLPSEPHNEEDVDCSNFKFLAPRQKELCSKEVQLHKVIGDGAKRGIAECQNQFSNRRWNCSTFNTTDVFGKVLQLKTRETAYIYAIQSAGIMYAVTRACARGDLERCGCDTKVRQKDTNGQFEWGGCSENTRYGGKFSKEFVDTNEHRTSEDGLMNLWNNEAGRKATKSQMDLLCKCHGVSGSCSVKICWKKLKNFQAIGKALKDKFDGASLVRFIKNKRKLKRINRDMKKPTKKDLVYLHESPDFCNQNPNFGSLGTQGRKCNKTSFGLDGCTLMCCGRGYYTIVKEIKEDCNCKFVWCCRVDCKQCTQVVEENYCN; this is encoded by the exons ATGAGGCCTAAACTACAAGACTTCCAGagaattctttttttctttattctccTAATAAAGACAGTTCAACCGTCTTGGTG GTATCTAGGACTGATCAGCAGTTCGCAGACAGATTTGCCCAGTGAACCACATAATGAGGAAGATGTTGACtgttcaaattttaaattcttaGCACCCAGACAGAAAGAACTATGTAGTAAAGAAGTACAGCTACATAAAGTCATAGGCGATGGCGCCAAAAGAGGAATAGCCGAATGTCAAAACCAGTTCTCAAACAGAAGATGGAACTGTTCCACATTTAATACCACTGATGTTTTCGGGAAAGTTTTACAATTAA AGACGAGAGAAACAGCATATATCTATGCAATCCAGTCAGCTGGTATCATGTATGCTGTTACTAGGGCATGTGCAAGAGGAGATTTAGAAAGGTGTGGCTGCGATACAAAAGTGCGTCAAAAAGACACAAATGGACAGTTTGAATGGGGAGGTTGTTCAGAAAACACAAGATATGGTGGTAAATTTTCTAAAGAATTTGTAGACACCAATGAACACAGAACATCAGAAGATGGACTTATGAATTTGTGGAACAATGAAGCTGGTCGAAag GCCACTAAATCACAGATGGATTTACTATGTAAATGCCATGGAGTATCCGGATCCTGTAGTGTAAAAATTTGttggaaaaaattgaaaaattttcaaGCTATTGGAAAAGCACTAAAAGACAAATTCGACGGTGCAAGTTTAGTccgttttattaaaaataaaagaaaactaaagCGAATTAATAGAGATATGAAAAAACCTACGAAAAAAGACTTAGTTTATCTTCATGAATCTCCAGACTTTTGTAACCAGAACCCTAATTTTGGGTCGTTAGGCACTCAAGGACGAAAGTGTAATAAAACAAGTTTCGGACTTGATGGATGTACCCTAATGTGCTGTGGAAGAGGGTATTATACCATCGTAAAAGAAATCAAAGAAGACTGTAACTGTAAATTTGTATGGTGTTGTCGAGTTGACTGTAAACAATGCACGCAAGTTGTGGAAGAGAATTATTGCAATTAA